A stretch of DNA from Bacillus alveayuensis:
ACTGAACCATTTACCCCAAGCTTTATGAGGCTGCTTTTGCTTTCAATAATGTAACCCCCAAGCATACAAAGACAATCCCTGTTAGTTTGTTTAAAAGTTTGGAGATTTTTGTATTTTCTCGTAGTTTTTTCGTAGCGGTAGAAGCAAAATAAGCAACGATAAAGCACCAAATGGTACCGGTAATAATGAACGAAATGCCGAGTATCAAAAAAGGGACCGGACCAAAGTGGTGATCCGTTAACACAAATTGCGGGAGAAAGGATATAAAGAATAAAGCGACTTTTGGATTTGTTACATTTGTGATAACACCTTGCCAATAGATCTTTTTTAGTTCTACCTCTTGTTCAGGTGTGGAATCGATATGGAGCGATGTCTTTTGAAACACCATTTTGATGCCAAGGTAGATTAAATAACCCGCTCCAATGAATTTAATGGCTGTAAACAACACGATGGATTCGGCCAAAATAATAGAAAGGC
This window harbors:
- a CDS encoding RhtB (resistance to homoserine/threonine) family protein (product_source=TIGR00949; cog=COG1280; pfam=PF01810; superfamily=103473; tigrfam=TIGR00949; transmembrane_helix_parts=Outside_1_3,TMhelix_4_23,Inside_24_43,TMhelix_44_66,Outside_67_69,TMhelix_70_92,Inside_93_112,TMhelix_113_135,Outside_136_149,TMhelix_150_172,Inside_173_187,TMhelix_188_205,Outside_206_211); amino-acid sequence: MLGITGYGVYLLSSILINLTPGTDTMFIISRSVSQGRKAGIYSVLGISTGVFIHTLFAAFGLSIILAESIVLFTAIKFIGAGYLIYLGIKMVFQKTSLHIDSTPEQEVELKKIYWQGVITNVTNPKVALFFISFLPQFVLTDHHFGPVPFLILGISFIITGTIWCFIVAYFASTATKKLRENTKISKLLNKLTGIVFVCLGVTLLKAKAAS